From Thermus oshimai DSM 12092, the proteins below share one genomic window:
- a CDS encoding 3-isopropylmalate dehydratase large subunit, with the protein MGQTLAEKILSQKAGRRVEAGELVVVEVDQVMVVDSIAGSFIRRLEYLEASPRYPERVSIVIDHVAPAANLEVAKAQKEIREWAGRHGVRVFDVGRGVCHQVLMEEGLAQPGWIVVGSDSHSTTYGAVAAFGTGMGATDVALAAASGRTWLRVPETVKVVFRGRLPKGVTAKDAALEMVRLLGADGATYMAVEIHLLEGAEGLTLGERMTLANLTVEAGAKAGLVVPSGEVLARYEVPPWLFPDPEARYAKTLEIDLSALTPRVSVPFYVDNVHEVTAVKGKRVDQVFIGTCTNGRIEDLRAAAEVLRGRKVAPGVRLLVIPASSQVLEEAARDGTLLTLLEAGATIGTPGCGPCMGRHMGVLAPGEVCVSTSNRNFRGRMGAPDAEIYLASPRVAAASAVAGYLTTPEELEEAHA; encoded by the coding sequence ATGGGCCAGACTTTAGCGGAGAAGATCCTTTCCCAGAAGGCCGGGCGAAGGGTGGAGGCGGGGGAGCTCGTGGTGGTGGAGGTGGACCAGGTCATGGTGGTGGACTCCATCGCGGGGAGCTTCATCCGCCGCCTGGAGTACCTGGAGGCGAGCCCCCGTTACCCCGAGCGGGTCTCCATCGTCATCGACCACGTGGCCCCCGCGGCCAACCTGGAGGTGGCCAAGGCCCAGAAGGAGATCCGGGAATGGGCGGGGAGGCACGGGGTTAGGGTGTTTGACGTGGGCCGGGGGGTGTGCCACCAGGTCCTCATGGAGGAGGGCCTGGCCCAGCCCGGCTGGATTGTGGTGGGCTCGGACAGCCACTCCACCACCTACGGGGCGGTGGCCGCCTTCGGCACGGGGATGGGGGCCACGGACGTGGCCCTGGCCGCGGCCAGCGGCCGCACCTGGCTAAGGGTGCCGGAGACGGTGAAGGTGGTCTTCCGGGGGAGGCTTCCCAAAGGGGTCACCGCCAAGGACGCCGCCTTAGAGATGGTGCGCCTTCTCGGGGCGGACGGGGCCACCTACATGGCGGTGGAGATCCACCTCCTGGAGGGGGCGGAGGGGCTTACCTTGGGGGAGCGGATGACCCTGGCCAACCTCACCGTGGAGGCCGGGGCCAAGGCGGGGCTGGTGGTGCCCTCCGGGGAGGTCTTAGCGCGCTACGAAGTGCCCCCTTGGCTCTTCCCGGACCCTGAGGCCCGCTACGCCAAGACCCTGGAGATAGACCTTTCCGCCCTCACCCCCAGGGTTTCCGTGCCCTTCTATGTGGACAACGTCCACGAGGTGACGGCGGTGAAGGGGAAGCGGGTGGACCAGGTCTTCATCGGCACCTGCACCAACGGGCGCATAGAGGACTTAAGGGCCGCGGCGGAGGTCCTAAGGGGGAGGAAGGTGGCCCCCGGGGTGCGCCTCCTCGTCATCCCCGCCTCCAGCCAGGTCCTGGAGGAGGCGGCCAGGGACGGCACCCTCCTCACCCTCCTCGAGGCCGGGGCCACCATCGGCACCCCGGGGTGCGGCCCCTGCATGGGGCGGCACATGGGGGTGTTGGCCCCGGGGGAGGTGTGCGTCTCCACCTCCAACCGCAACTTCCGCGGCCGGATGGGGGCCCCGGACGCGGAGATCTACCTGGCGAGCCCCCGGGTGGCCGCGGCCAGCGCGGTGGCCGGCTACCTCACCACCCCGGAGGAACTGGAGGAAGCCCATGCCTAG
- a CDS encoding type II toxin-antitoxin system HicB family antitoxin, which produces MKPLPRYTAILYEDPDTPGVWIAEFPALPQAHSFGRTPEEALAHAKEALELVLAYLREEGLPHPPDIRTAEVGVDAA; this is translated from the coding sequence ATGAAACCGCTGCCTCGCTACACCGCCATCCTCTACGAGGACCCGGACACCCCCGGGGTCTGGATCGCGGAGTTCCCCGCCCTCCCCCAGGCCCACTCCTTTGGGCGGACCCCAGAGGAAGCTCTAGCCCACGCCAAAGAAGCCCTGGAGCTGGTTCTGGCCTACCTTCGGGAGGAAGGTCTCCCCCACCCCCCCGACATCCGGACCGCCGAGGTCGGGGTGGATGCCGCCTAG
- a CDS encoding type II toxin-antitoxin system HicA family toxin, with translation MPPRPEEVARKLWRLGLEERAGHRLFTHPDGRVGVIPFPSGELPQGTFKKILKAAGLTEEEYRAL, from the coding sequence ATGCCGCCTAGACCCGAGGAGGTGGCCCGCAAGCTTTGGCGCCTGGGGCTCGAGGAACGGGCGGGGCACCGGCTCTTCACCCACCCCGACGGACGGGTGGGGGTGATCCCCTTCCCTAGCGGCGAGCTGCCCCAGGGCACCTTCAAAAAAATCCTTAAGGCAGCGGGCCTGACGGAAGAGGAGTACCGCGCCCTCTAG